From Thermomonas sp. XSG, one genomic window encodes:
- a CDS encoding phosphatase PAP2 family protein, producing MPQPPSPERPLSVEHGWCLRANALCARRLPFRYFATVSRLGDGVFWYALMGLLVTLEGLDGLRASLHLAATGCVALLLYRRLKRWTRRPRPFASDLRIRAWVAPLDEFSFPSGHTLHAVAFSVVAVAHYPVLAWLLVPFTASVAVSRVVLGLHYPSDVLAATGIGGALAAASLWLARAIELAPQ from the coding sequence ATGCCGCAACCGCCGTCTCCTGAGCGACCACTGTCGGTGGAACACGGCTGGTGCCTGCGCGCCAATGCGCTGTGCGCGCGCCGCCTGCCGTTCCGCTATTTCGCCACCGTCAGCCGGCTCGGCGATGGCGTGTTCTGGTATGCGCTGATGGGGCTGCTGGTGACGCTGGAAGGGCTGGATGGCCTGCGCGCCTCGCTGCATCTGGCCGCCACCGGCTGCGTCGCCCTGCTGCTGTACCGGCGGCTGAAGCGCTGGACCCGCCGTCCGCGTCCGTTTGCCAGTGACCTGCGCATCCGTGCCTGGGTGGCGCCGCTGGACGAGTTCAGCTTCCCGTCCGGGCATACCCTGCACGCGGTCGCCTTCAGCGTGGTGGCGGTGGCGCACTACCCGGTGCTGGCCTGGCTGCTGGTGCCGTTCACTGCCAGCGTCGCCGTCTCCCGCGTCGTGTTGGGCCTGCACTACCCCAGTGACGTACTGGCCGCCACCGGCATCGGTGGCGCGCTGGCGGCGGCATCGCTGTGGCTGGCGAGGGCGATCGAACTGGCACCGCAGTAG
- a CDS encoding SDR family oxidoreductase — MNLDLSGKHALVCGASEGIGRAAATELAQLGASVTLLARRADVLGGIAAVLPRTQGQAHGCLVADVADTDALRDAVAALAARTPVHILINNTGGPPGGPAHSASIDAYLDAFRKHLVANQTLVQALLPGMRAARWGRIVNVISTSVYEPIPNLGVSNTIRGAVASWAKTLSRELGGDGITVNNVLPGYTRTRRLEQILADRSAASGKSQDEVAQAMLATVPAGRFAEAEEPGGVIAFLCSPAAGYVNGQSIAVDGGRMQSI; from the coding sequence ATGAACCTCGATCTTTCCGGCAAACACGCGCTGGTCTGCGGCGCCTCCGAAGGCATCGGCCGCGCCGCCGCGACGGAACTGGCGCAACTCGGCGCCAGCGTCACCCTGCTCGCGCGCCGCGCTGACGTGCTGGGCGGGATCGCCGCGGTGCTGCCACGCACGCAGGGGCAAGCGCATGGCTGCCTCGTCGCCGATGTCGCCGACACCGATGCGCTGCGCGACGCCGTGGCCGCACTGGCGGCGCGCACGCCGGTGCACATCCTGATCAACAACACCGGTGGCCCGCCCGGCGGCCCGGCGCACAGCGCCTCCATCGATGCTTACCTCGATGCCTTCCGTAAACACCTGGTCGCCAACCAGACGCTTGTGCAGGCGCTGCTGCCGGGCATGCGCGCCGCGCGCTGGGGCCGCATCGTCAACGTGATCTCGACCTCGGTGTACGAACCGATCCCCAACCTTGGCGTCTCCAACACCATCCGCGGCGCGGTCGCCAGCTGGGCCAAGACCCTCTCGCGCGAACTCGGCGGAGATGGCATCACGGTCAACAACGTCCTGCCCGGCTACACCCGCACGCGCCGGCTGGAGCAGATCCTCGCCGACCGCAGCGCGGCGTCGGGAAAGTCCCAGGACGAGGTGGCGCAGGCGATGCTGGCCACCGTGCCCGCCGGCCGCTTTGCCGAAGCGGAGGAACCCGGCGGGGTGATCGCCTTCCTGTGCAGCCCCGCCGCGGGATACGTCAACGGCCAGTCCATCGCGGTGGACGGCGGCCGCATGCAGTCGATCTGA
- the nei gene encoding endonuclease VIII, with amino-acid sequence MPEGPEIRRAADRLAAAVAGQTVLRAQFAFAQLQRFERELVGSRILSITPRGKALLTAFDNGWTLYTHNQLYGVWKVARPGQRPDTTRSLRVALETASAAILLYSASDIELWRSDEIEAHPFLQGLGPDVLDPALDVEAVATRLQSPAFRGRALGSLLLDQGFLAGMGNYLRAEVLFDAGLHPASRPRELDAAQTTLLAQALLAIPRHSYATRGIEPTKGMRADYLAHEGERFRFHAFKREGQPCERCGTPIVRIASQSRPLFLCPHCQPGHPSQ; translated from the coding sequence ATGCCCGAAGGCCCGGAAATCCGCCGCGCCGCCGACCGTCTGGCCGCGGCGGTGGCCGGGCAGACCGTGCTGCGGGCGCAGTTCGCGTTCGCGCAGCTGCAGCGTTTCGAACGCGAATTGGTGGGCAGCCGCATCCTCTCCATCACCCCGCGCGGCAAGGCGCTGCTGACCGCCTTCGACAACGGCTGGACGCTGTACACCCATAACCAGCTGTACGGCGTGTGGAAGGTGGCACGGCCGGGCCAGCGCCCGGACACCACGCGCAGCCTGCGGGTGGCACTGGAAACGGCCAGTGCGGCGATCCTGCTGTATTCGGCCTCCGACATCGAACTGTGGCGCAGCGACGAGATCGAGGCGCATCCGTTCCTGCAGGGGCTGGGGCCGGACGTGCTGGATCCGGCGCTCGATGTGGAGGCCGTCGCCACGCGCCTGCAGTCGCCGGCCTTCCGCGGCCGTGCGCTCGGCTCGCTGCTGCTGGACCAGGGCTTCCTTGCCGGGATGGGCAACTACCTGCGCGCGGAGGTGCTGTTCGATGCCGGCCTGCATCCGGCCTCGCGCCCGCGCGAACTGGATGCAGCGCAGACCACCCTGTTGGCGCAGGCGCTGCTGGCGATCCCGCGCCACAGCTACGCCACCCGCGGCATCGAGCCCACGAAGGGCATGCGCGCCGACTACCTGGCGCACGAAGGCGAGCGCTTCCGCTTCCACGCATTCAAGCGCGAGGGCCAGCCCTGCGAGCGCTGCGGTACGCCGATCGTTCGCATCGCCAGCCAGTCGCGGCCGCTGTTCCTGTGTCCGCATTGCCAGCCGGGACATCCATCACAGTAA